Proteins from one Geothermobacter ehrlichii genomic window:
- the porA gene encoding pyruvate ferredoxin oxidoreductase: protein MRNELISANHAAAMAAILAARANRSGRGFCAGVYPITPSTECMELLCSRQIEKGQVVRVEGEHSAMAVCIGSVAAGARSFTATSSNGLAYMAENVVTAALLRLPMVMMVANRTLGPPWNIWADHGDSLLLRDSGWLQFYCADNQEVLDTILFAYRLGEDPRVMLPVMVCQDGFVLSHTMAQTLVPEQELVDRFLPPLEVPHRLNEQPHALGSVVLPQQTEVLRRQHHEAMNTALAIYPQLQREFAAVFGRPIADPLVGYRYEDAELLILSMGTLASTVERAVDRLRERGVKAGGLRVRLFRPFPARQLRELLGRPARVAVLDRDISPGFGGVLWGECRSCVSGDVLMQNYMLGLGGGDVRPEHVEQLVDDLLGRETAGEPMVMEVGA from the coding sequence ATGCGAAACGAACTGATCAGCGCCAATCATGCCGCGGCGATGGCCGCGATCCTGGCCGCCCGGGCCAACCGGAGCGGACGCGGTTTCTGTGCCGGCGTCTATCCGATCACGCCGTCGACCGAGTGCATGGAGCTGCTCTGCTCCCGGCAGATCGAAAAGGGGCAGGTGGTTCGCGTCGAGGGCGAACACAGCGCCATGGCGGTCTGCATCGGCAGCGTCGCCGCCGGTGCCCGCTCCTTCACCGCCACCTCGTCCAACGGTCTGGCCTACATGGCCGAGAACGTGGTCACCGCCGCCCTGTTGCGGCTGCCGATGGTGATGATGGTCGCCAACCGCACCCTGGGACCGCCCTGGAACATCTGGGCCGATCATGGTGACAGCCTGCTGCTGCGCGATTCCGGCTGGCTGCAGTTCTACTGCGCCGACAACCAGGAGGTGCTCGACACCATCCTGTTCGCCTACCGGCTCGGCGAGGACCCCCGGGTGATGCTGCCGGTGATGGTCTGCCAGGACGGTTTCGTCCTCTCCCACACCATGGCCCAGACCCTGGTGCCGGAACAGGAGCTGGTCGACCGTTTCCTGCCGCCGCTCGAGGTGCCGCACCGCCTGAACGAGCAGCCGCACGCCCTGGGCTCGGTGGTGCTGCCGCAGCAGACCGAGGTGCTGCGTCGCCAGCACCACGAAGCGATGAACACCGCCCTCGCCATCTATCCGCAACTGCAGCGCGAGTTCGCCGCCGTCTTCGGCCGGCCGATCGCCGATCCGCTGGTCGGCTACCGGTACGAGGACGCCGAACTGCTGATCCTGTCGATGGGAACCCTGGCCAGCACCGTGGAGCGGGCCGTGGACCGGCTGCGAGAGCGGGGCGTGAAGGCCGGCGGCCTGCGGGTCCGCCTGTTCCGTCCCTTCCCGGCGCGGCAGCTGCGCGAGCTGCTCGGCCGGCCGGCCCGGGTGGCGGTGCTCGACCGGGACATCAGCCCCGGCTTCGGCGGTGTGCTCTGGGGTGAGTGCCGCAGCTGCGTTTCCGGGGATGTCCTGATGCAGAACTACATGCTCGGTCTTGGCGGCGGCGACGTCAGGCCGGAGCACGTCGAACAGCTGGTCGACGATCTGCTGGGCCGCGAGACGGCCGGCGAGCCGATGGTGATGGAGGTGGGCGCATGA
- a CDS encoding thiamine pyrophosphate-dependent enzyme: MTEVAERTIPVQERPAGRPLLRPGNTNCGGCGMSIALQMFGRELAGQPVQLVIPACCGAVAAGSYPFTAFGVPVVLSTFASPAAVATGLARVAALNEEPIRVVCWAGDGGTYDIGMGTLSAAAERNEDVLYICYDNEIYGNTGGQRSSATPLGAATTSTPVGKPEVKKDILAVMAAHRIPYAASVSLAHPEDAGRKFRQALAARGFRFLHILSPCPTGWKSEPAHGIQLIRLAVQSGLYPVLEIRDGRQVTINVEPDFSDLALAEYLAMQGRFRKSGVTAMVLRDAIRQHWEHLRRQA; the protein is encoded by the coding sequence ATGACTGAAGTTGCGGAAAGAACGATTCCCGTGCAGGAGCGTCCTGCGGGTCGTCCCCTGTTGCGTCCCGGCAATACCAACTGCGGCGGCTGCGGCATGTCGATCGCCCTGCAGATGTTCGGCCGCGAGCTGGCCGGGCAGCCGGTGCAGCTGGTGATCCCGGCCTGCTGCGGCGCCGTGGCGGCCGGCTCCTATCCCTTCACCGCCTTCGGCGTGCCGGTGGTGCTGTCGACCTTCGCCTCGCCGGCGGCGGTCGCCACGGGACTGGCCAGGGTGGCGGCCCTCAACGAGGAACCGATCCGGGTGGTCTGCTGGGCCGGCGACGGCGGCACCTATGACATCGGCATGGGGACCCTGTCGGCGGCGGCGGAACGGAACGAGGATGTCCTCTACATCTGCTACGACAACGAGATCTACGGCAACACCGGCGGCCAGCGCTCCTCGGCGACGCCGCTCGGCGCCGCCACCACCAGCACGCCGGTCGGCAAACCGGAAGTGAAGAAGGACATTCTCGCCGTGATGGCGGCGCACCGCATCCCCTACGCGGCCAGCGTCTCGCTGGCGCATCCCGAGGACGCCGGCCGCAAGTTCCGCCAGGCGCTGGCGGCCCGCGGTTTCCGCTTTCTGCACATCCTCTCTCCCTGTCCCACCGGCTGGAAATCTGAGCCGGCGCACGGCATCCAGCTGATCCGGCTGGCGGTGCAGTCCGGACTCTACCCGGTGCTGGAAATCCGCGACGGGCGGCAGGTCACCATCAACGTCGAGCCCGACTTCTCCGACCTGGCCCTGGCCGAATATCTCGCCATGCAGGGGCGTTTCCGCAAGTCGGGGGTGACCGCCATGGTGCTGCGCGACGCCATCCGGCAGCACTGGGAGCATCTGCGGCGCCAGGCCTGA
- a CDS encoding helix-turn-helix domain-containing protein, whose amino-acid sequence MSADSKLAGRVRQLREERQLTIEQLAEQSRCHVDVLTRIEAGELVPSLTPLMSIARALGVRLGTLLDDEPHDGPAVVKKGQSPAVIRFSGKDPEARRSNLDFYALGVGKKDRHMEPFVIDVQPREGDEPPLSSHEGEEFLYVLEGCIEVRLGKTGYRLEAGESIYYDSIVPHDVHAVGGPARILAVVYAPF is encoded by the coding sequence ATGTCTGCTGACAGTAAACTTGCGGGCCGCGTTCGCCAGCTGCGCGAAGAGCGGCAGCTGACCATCGAACAGCTGGCCGAGCAGAGCCGGTGCCATGTCGACGTGCTGACCCGTATTGAGGCCGGGGAACTGGTCCCCTCGCTGACGCCGCTGATGAGCATCGCCCGCGCCCTCGGCGTCCGGCTCGGAACCCTGCTCGACGACGAGCCGCATGACGGCCCTGCCGTGGTGAAGAAGGGGCAGTCGCCGGCCGTGATCCGCTTTTCCGGCAAGGACCCGGAAGCCCGCCGGAGCAATCTCGATTTCTACGCCCTGGGAGTGGGGAAGAAGGACCGGCACATGGAGCCCTTCGTCATCGACGTGCAGCCGCGCGAGGGGGACGAGCCGCCCCTGTCGTCGCACGAAGGAGAGGAGTTTCTCTATGTGCTTGAGGGCTGCATCGAGGTGAGGCTGGGCAAGACCGGCTACCGGCTGGAGGCCGGCGAGAGCATCTACTACGACTCGATCGTGCCGCACGACGTGCACGCCGTTGGCGGCCCGGCCCGCATTCTCGCCGTGGTCTACGCCCCGTTCTGA